The genome window TTGTTTATTGGACGAATCTGCGTTTAAAAAATTCAGATGATATTAAAAAAGTATATAATGCTTATAATCCATTTATTATAACCTTTTGGCATGGACGTCATATTATGGGGCCTTTTTTATGTTCTCAAGGCGAAGAGGTTATTGCTATGTTTTCTCGTTCTGCTGATGCAGAAATAAATGCACAATTGGCCCAAAAATTAGGGCTTGGAATTGTTCGTGGCTCAGGAGGACGCAGTAAAACGCATCATGTTCATAAAGGGGGAGCACGAGCATTGTTAACACTTAAAAATGCTCTTAAATCTGGTAAAACAGTTGCTATGATTGCAGATATCCCGTGTGGAAAAGCACGTGAGTCTGGAAAAGGAATTATTTTATTAGCTAAATTATCTGGTCGTCCTATTATACCTTGTGTGTATGCATTTTCGCGAGAAAAAATTCTTGAAAAAACATGGGATAAAACTGCAATTCCACTTCCTTTTGGACGTTCAATTGTTCTCACAGGTGAAGCCTTATTTGTTTCTAAGGATGCAGATGATTCTTTGTTAGAAGAAAAACGTATACAATTAACGAACGTGATGAATCATTTGACGAATGAAGCTTACAGTTATCTCAAAACAAGAAAATGAGGGGTTTTAAATGACGGAATTAAAGGCACGTGTGGCTCTTTCAGTCTATCGAATAGTTGGTTTTTGTTTGCACCCTTTGGTACCTTTTTATTTGTTTTTTAGGGCGATGCGTGGAAAAGAGGAGCGAGGGCGCCAAAAAGAACGTTTGGGGAAAAGTCAAAAAGTGCGTCCTCAAAGTCCATTAATTTGGTTTCATGCAGCGAGCGTTGGAGAAACAATAGCTCTTTTGCCACTTATTAATTACGTTTTATCTTTAAAAATACAAGTATTGCTGACAACATGTACTGTGACATCTTCTACTTTTATCAAGAAGCAGTTTGGCAATCGATTAATTCATCAATATGCTCCGCTGGATTTAGAATTAGCTGTGCGTCATTTTATTGGTCATTGGAAGCCTGATTTGGCATTGATCTGTGAATCAGAGATTTGGCCTTTACGTATTAAAGAACTTGCTAAAATGCGCATTCCACAGATTTTAGTTAATGCTCGTATGTCGGAAAATTCTTTTAAGGCTTGGCACAAAAGACTCTTTCTTGCTAAACATATTTTCAAACATATTGATGTGGCTATTGGTCAAAATGAAACAGATGTAACTTATTACCATACACTTGGTGTAAAATCAGTGGCAGTTTCTGGAAATCTTAAGGCTGAGGTTTGCCCGATTGAGGATCAGGAATTGCTTGCGCATTATTGTAAGGCTATTGGTGATCGACCAGTTTGGGCAGCTGTTTCAACCCATGAAGGAGAAGAGAGGATTGCTTTTGAAGTTCATAAAATTCTCAAGGGTCATCTTCCAAATTTATTAACGATTATCGTTCCTCGTCATCCTGAACGTTCAAAAGATATTATCAAGGTGTGTGGTTATGAGAATTTGCGTTGTGTTCTTAGAAGTAGTAATATTGCTCCAGATATGGATACGGATATTTTGTTAGGAGATACAATTGGAGAAATGGGTCTTTTTCTTTGTTTATCGAAAGTTGCTTTCATTGGTAAATCGTTGTGTAACTATGGTGGGCATAATCCATTAGAGCTTGCTTTGCTTAGGGTGGCTATTTTAACGGGACCTCATGTTGCAAATTTTCAAAATACGTTTGAGCAATTTTTATCCTGTGATGCAGCATATATAGTTGAAGATACAATGCAACTTGCTATACAAGTGAATAAATTCTTAACAAATGAAACACTACGAAAAGAGATGGTCGATAAGGCTTATGAAGTGGTAACAAGTATGGCTGGTGCACTTGAGTGTACATTAAAGATCCTTGATCCGTTTTTGCAGCCACTTGTGATAAAGACAGGTTTAAGACAGTGTCAAAAATAGGCATGCATATTTGTTCTCCGCGTTTTTGGTGGAAAAGTAAAAGTTTTTGGCGTTTTTTATTGGCACCAATTTCTGAGGTTTATGGTTATTTTGCACGATGTCGTATGGAAAGAGAGCCTCTTGCTATTGATTTGCCAGTTTTGTGTGTTGGAAATTTTACATTAGGGGGGACAGGTAAAACTCCTGTTGTTATTGCATTCGCTCAAGTGGCCAAGGAACTTGGTTTAATACCTGGTATTGTATCACGTGGTTATGGTGGAAGTGTCAAAAGAGTGCACCTCGTTGATATTAAACGTGATAATGCTCGTGATGTTGGTGATGAGTCGCTTTTGCTTGCACGTCATGCTTTTGTTGCCGTATCCCCTGATCGTTATGCAGCAGCACAACGGCTTAAAGAAAAGGGATGTAATTTTATTTTAATGGATGATGGTTTTCAAAGTCGTCGTCTTTATATGGATTATGCGTTGCTTGTTGTGGATGCGATGCGTGGTTTTGGTAATAAAGCTGTTTTTCCAGCGGGCCCTTTGCGTGCACCGTTAAAAACACAATTATCTTTGATGGATAGTGTTTTAGTTATTGGCTGTTTGGATGAGAGTGATGATGTGGCTCTTTTTGTTGCAAGTACTGGAAAACCTTTGTATTATGCGCGTCTTAAATCGCTAGTTGATGATGAAGTTGCTGGAAAATCTTTTTTGGCATTTGCAGGTATTGGTAATCCAGATAAATTTTTCAAATCCATTAAGGAAATGTCTGGTCATGTTGTGCAAACTTATTCTTATCCCGATCACTATTTTTTTACAGCTACGGATCTAAAGAATTTAGCACGGAAGGCCAAAACCCATAATCTGTGGCTGAGTACGACTGCTAAGGATTATATACGTATACAGGATAGTGATTTACATAAAAGCATAGAAAAACTTATTGTCTTTGATGTCAAAGCTGATTTTGTTCAAAGGGATTTTTGCCGTATACTCCTTGAGGAAGCTATTGCTCGTTTTAAGAAACGAAATATCGCCTTTAGCTGATAAATTTAAGGCACATGAATGCTATTTCAAGATTTCTTATAGGCTTTTA of Bartonella sp. JB63 contains these proteins:
- a CDS encoding lysophospholipid acyltransferase family protein, which gives rise to MKETFYKKKDSALKRFWRNNRHSLMKTWFVKVFVVWILTNYLRFVYWTNLRLKNSDDIKKVYNAYNPFIITFWHGRHIMGPFLCSQGEEVIAMFSRSADAEINAQLAQKLGLGIVRGSGGRSKTHHVHKGGARALLTLKNALKSGKTVAMIADIPCGKARESGKGIILLAKLSGRPIIPCVYAFSREKILEKTWDKTAIPLPFGRSIVLTGEALFVSKDADDSLLEEKRIQLTNVMNHLTNEAYSYLKTRK
- the waaA gene encoding lipid IV(A) 3-deoxy-D-manno-octulosonic acid transferase, whose amino-acid sequence is MTELKARVALSVYRIVGFCLHPLVPFYLFFRAMRGKEERGRQKERLGKSQKVRPQSPLIWFHAASVGETIALLPLINYVLSLKIQVLLTTCTVTSSTFIKKQFGNRLIHQYAPLDLELAVRHFIGHWKPDLALICESEIWPLRIKELAKMRIPQILVNARMSENSFKAWHKRLFLAKHIFKHIDVAIGQNETDVTYYHTLGVKSVAVSGNLKAEVCPIEDQELLAHYCKAIGDRPVWAAVSTHEGEERIAFEVHKILKGHLPNLLTIIVPRHPERSKDIIKVCGYENLRCVLRSSNIAPDMDTDILLGDTIGEMGLFLCLSKVAFIGKSLCNYGGHNPLELALLRVAILTGPHVANFQNTFEQFLSCDAAYIVEDTMQLAIQVNKFLTNETLRKEMVDKAYEVVTSMAGALECTLKILDPFLQPLVIKTGLRQCQK
- the lpxK gene encoding tetraacyldisaccharide 4'-kinase — protein: MHICSPRFWWKSKSFWRFLLAPISEVYGYFARCRMEREPLAIDLPVLCVGNFTLGGTGKTPVVIAFAQVAKELGLIPGIVSRGYGGSVKRVHLVDIKRDNARDVGDESLLLARHAFVAVSPDRYAAAQRLKEKGCNFILMDDGFQSRRLYMDYALLVVDAMRGFGNKAVFPAGPLRAPLKTQLSLMDSVLVIGCLDESDDVALFVASTGKPLYYARLKSLVDDEVAGKSFLAFAGIGNPDKFFKSIKEMSGHVVQTYSYPDHYFFTATDLKNLARKAKTHNLWLSTTAKDYIRIQDSDLHKSIEKLIVFDVKADFVQRDFCRILLEEAIARFKKRNIAFS